The window TACAGGCCAGCACACGTTTCTGGTAGATCCGGAAGATCCTTTGAGAGATGGGTTCTTCCTCCGTTAAAGGGACTGCCGCTGCATTGTATAATTAGCTGGATTTGCGTACCGTTATATCATTCTTGTCCTTTTGAAGCATCTCACCGGCTCCCCGTGAAGTTCAATATTTGTCTATATCTACTGTTCTGCGTGCTATGTGCCGTACTGGTTGGCTGTGCGCCAGCAAAAAAAGCAAACCCGGAAAGCCTGCCCGAAGCAGAAGCTGCTGGAGACATGCGCATGTTGTTTGATGGGCAGTCGTTTGAAGGATGGGAAGGGGTAAATGCTTTTTTTCGTATTGAAAATGAAGCCATTGTTGCCGGCACTACAACGCAACCAATTCCACAAAACGAATTTCTCTGCTCGATAGATCGTTTTTCTGATTTCCGACTCGAACTGGAAACCAGGTTGGTAGGAGATGAGACCAATGCCGGCATACAATTTCACACGGAGCGTATCCCGGGTGATAATGAGGTCATTGGATACCAGGCTGACATTGGCGCAGGTTATTGGGGGGGCATCTACGATGAGTCGCGTCGTAACAAGATGCTGGTTACAGCTGATGAAGCACTGATCGATGAAATTCTGAAGCCAGGGGCGTGGAATACCTACCTGCTAGAGGCAAAAGGGCCCAATTTTCGCATTGCCATAAATGGTGTGCAAACAGTTGCATACACGGAAGAAGATCCGGATATTCCTCTTGAAGGGCATATCTGCTTGCAAATCCATAGCGGACCACCTGGAGAGCAGTGGTACAAATCTATTGCGCTTGAAACACTGTAAACTGTGTTATGCCCAAAAGAAAAGCCGACCCCATGAAGAAGGACAAGATCTTTACCCGAAATCTGGATGGCCAGATTATTGAAATTGGAAACTGGAAAGCGCGTACATCACACGACGATGCTTTTGTGGGGATGCCTTTGTCTGACAGCGGCCTGAAGCAGTTGCGCCGGGGCAGGGAACGGGGGAAGTCGGATCGCCAGATTTTTAGCGACATCCAGAAGAGCAAGCGTGGAAACCGGCCGGCGCTGACGCTCGACGAATTGACCGTTGCCCAACTCGTCAAGATCGCAACCAACTTGCTCGAGTCTGATCTCAACTCGCTCGAGCAAATGACTAAAAGCGACCTGGTTATGATGGTGAAGCAACTCGCCAAAATGAAAAAGGTCAATATCGGGTTTGATATTGACCTTGATCTGGAATAACCATTTTGTAGCCGCTTTTTTGTGCGGCTGGATTAAATTTCTTTCAGCTTCTCCGTTTCGAGTTTCTCTACCTCGATCTTCTTGCCGTTTACAATGATTTCTACAGAAGCATCGCCGTCGCCACGTTTGATAATCAACTCCTGATCATCTGCGTCTTTCTGCATTATGATGATGCTCTCGTCGTCATCGTCGCTCTGTTCGAATCTGAATTTGTGCAACCGGCCCTTGAGCTCGCGCTCGCGCTCATGAAGCCTTTCGAGTTTTCGCTTCAATTCAAAGGCATCCCGCTTGTGTTCAAGTGCTACGTCCCACTCAATTTCACCACGCAGGGTTTCGTGATTCCACTTTTTGTGGTCCCACTGGCTGTGGCGATCTGCGCTGTCAAATTCCCAATAGAATGCATTTCCGTCTGCATCTTCGCCATCGAAGTTAGTTGTTACTTCAAATG is drawn from Bacteroidota bacterium and contains these coding sequences:
- a CDS encoding DUF1080 domain-containing protein; the encoded protein is MLCAVLVGCAPAKKANPESLPEAEAAGDMRMLFDGQSFEGWEGVNAFFRIENEAIVAGTTTQPIPQNEFLCSIDRFSDFRLELETRLVGDETNAGIQFHTERIPGDNEVIGYQADIGAGYWGGIYDESRRNKMLVTADEALIDEILKPGAWNTYLLEAKGPNFRIAINGVQTVAYTEEDPDIPLEGHICLQIHSGPPGEQWYKSIALETL